A DNA window from Balneolaceae bacterium contains the following coding sequences:
- the polX gene encoding DNA polymerase/3'-5' exonuclease PolX, giving the protein MSVTNREIADRLREIHRLMQLAGVNRFKAIAFDRAAQTIEAMDEPIAEYIAAGTLTDIKGIGSSIADDITSYAETGRIGVLEELREQIPAGVIKWLDISGLGPKNIARIHDELGITEMDELKEACRDGRVASLDGLGEKSAAKILKSIEWMQQYDERCRLDQAEEAARPFLELLRGMEEVQRLEVAGSLRRSCETIGDVDLLAAADPEAAEKLFGAFTGHERVVEVLGRGDTKSSVRTAGGRQVDLRVVAPNAFPAALLYFTGSKNHNVALRGRARERGLSLNEYGLFQLDGEGETDFERPVDFSSEEDLYRRLDLHFVPPELREDRGEVDWYAEHGSMPLVEEEQIRGVLHAHSTWSDGKYSIREMAEACMERGYGYLAITDHSRSAAYAGGLSAEEVRRQWEEIDELNRDLEEEGKDFRIFKGIESDILGDGALDYPDELLEGFELVIASVHSALDQPREKMTGRLLRAVEHPLCDLIGHPTGRLLLRREASDVDLDKLIDRAAECCTAIEINANPRRLDLDWRFGNRALKAGLMTSVNPDAHSVEGIDHIRYGVRIARKGRFGPERVLNTKGAEELAVWLSERRAKASD; this is encoded by the coding sequence ATGTCCGTTACCAACCGCGAAATAGCCGATCGACTCCGCGAAATCCACAGGCTCATGCAGCTCGCCGGCGTCAACCGCTTCAAGGCCATCGCCTTCGACCGCGCCGCCCAGACCATCGAGGCCATGGACGAACCCATCGCCGAATATATCGCCGCAGGCACTCTCACCGACATCAAGGGCATCGGCTCCTCCATCGCGGATGACATCACCTCCTACGCCGAAACGGGACGCATCGGCGTGCTGGAGGAGCTGCGCGAGCAGATCCCCGCCGGCGTTATCAAATGGCTGGACATCTCGGGACTTGGACCCAAGAACATCGCCAGGATCCATGACGAGCTGGGCATTACCGAAATGGACGAACTCAAGGAGGCCTGCCGCGACGGACGCGTGGCTTCGCTCGACGGACTTGGCGAGAAGTCGGCCGCCAAGATCCTGAAATCCATCGAGTGGATGCAGCAGTACGACGAGCGCTGCCGCCTGGACCAGGCCGAGGAGGCCGCCCGCCCCTTCCTGGAGCTGCTGCGGGGGATGGAGGAGGTGCAGCGCCTCGAGGTGGCCGGCTCGCTTCGGCGATCGTGCGAAACCATAGGAGACGTGGACCTGCTGGCGGCGGCCGACCCGGAGGCGGCCGAAAAACTCTTCGGCGCCTTCACCGGTCACGAGCGCGTGGTGGAGGTGCTGGGACGCGGCGACACCAAAAGCTCGGTGCGTACGGCCGGGGGACGGCAGGTGGATCTGCGCGTGGTCGCCCCAAACGCCTTCCCCGCCGCCCTCCTCTACTTCACCGGCAGCAAAAACCACAACGTGGCGCTGCGGGGACGGGCCCGCGAGCGGGGACTCTCCCTGAACGAGTACGGCCTCTTTCAGCTGGACGGGGAGGGGGAGACCGACTTCGAGCGTCCGGTGGACTTCAGCTCCGAGGAGGATCTCTACCGCCGCCTGGACCTGCACTTCGTGCCGCCGGAACTGCGGGAGGACCGCGGGGAGGTGGACTGGTACGCCGAACACGGGTCCATGCCCCTGGTGGAGGAGGAGCAGATCCGCGGGGTGCTGCACGCCCACAGCACCTGGAGCGACGGCAAATACTCCATACGTGAGATGGCCGAGGCCTGCATGGAGCGCGGCTACGGCTACCTGGCCATCACCGACCACTCCCGATCGGCGGCCTACGCCGGGGGACTCTCCGCCGAAGAGGTGCGCCGCCAGTGGGAGGAGATCGACGAACTGAACCGCGACCTGGAGGAGGAGGGCAAAGATTTCCGCATTTTCAAAGGCATCGAGTCGGATATCCTGGGCGACGGCGCCCTCGACTATCCCGACGAATTGCTGGAGGGCTTCGAGCTGGTCATCGCCAGCGTGCACAGCGCCCTCGACCAGCCGCGGGAGAAGATGACCGGGCGCCTGCTGCGGGCCGTCGAACACCCGCTGTGCGACCTGATCGGCCATCCCACGGGACGCCTGCTGCTCAGGCGGGAGGCGTCGGACGTAGACCTCGACAAGCTGATCGACCGGGCGGCGGAGTGCTGCACCGCCATCGAGATCAACGCCAATCCACGGCGGCTGGACCTGGACTGGCGCTTCGGCAACCGGGCCCTGAAAGCGGGACTGATGACCTCCGTCAACCCCGACGCCCATTCGGTGGAGGGCATCGATCATATCCGCTACGGGGTGCGCATCGCGCGGAAGGGCCGTTTCGGTCCGGAGCGGGTGCTCAATACGAAAGGCGCGGAGGAGCTTGCGGTGTGGCTATCGGAGCGGCGCGCAAAGGCCTCCGACTGA
- a CDS encoding M14 family metallopeptidase — protein MTSNTYFRSSSTLRALILVLLLGALAPFRAALAQQGPQSPEEFLGYELGEQWTVHHRVVDYFRHVAEHSPMAELKVYGHTNEGRELVLATVSQASNMSRLEQIRTGNMRRVGLADGELPSDTTGIVWLSYNVHGDETSSSEAAMKTLWELVRPGNAETKRWLSNTVVIMDPMVNPDGRDRYVHWYRETAGEEPNANPEAREHDQPWPGGRTNHYYFDLNRDWAWLTQTESRQRVAEYQRWLPHIHVDFHEQSYNDPYYFAPAAEPFHLAITDWQREFQYTIGRNHARYFDRNNWLYFTREVFDLFYPSYGDTYPIFNGAIGMTYEQGGGGSAGLAVAREARGDTLTLRDRLLHHHTTGLSTVEVASRHAGRMVQEFTDYYRTGVENPQGTYKTYVIDGENNPDKLRGLFELLDRHRVRYGKAPGSRAVTGYNYRTGAEERVEVTEDDWIVSAYQPKSVMARIFFEPRPELADSLTYDITAWEQHYAFGLEGHALTQRIDPVPAAAPEESVQEPAPAGATPYAYLARWRDLDDARMLADLLQEGVLVRKATEPFAIDGRDYGPGTLVILRNGNAAMGEAFDRTVREAAGRYGEELHAVSTGFVSGGPDFGSDAVAVVEPPRVALLTGSGTSSGSAGEVWHFFEKQLRYPVHLINTDDFGGAELSNYDVLVLPSGYYGQALSDGRLAEVREWISGGGRLVALAGANGFLAGREGFALQSKSPDASAGEQEPEEPMDLGTYIRRQRQNIPSSNAGSIFRVTLDNTHPLGYGYGEHYFSLKLDADAYAPLERGWNVGVTPEGSHMSGFVGHRAGQRIANTLTFGVQGMGGGSVVYMVDNPLFRAFWQNGKLLFANAVFMVD, from the coding sequence ATGACTTCCAACACATACTTTCGCTCCTCCTCGACCCTCCGCGCACTCATCCTGGTCCTGCTGCTGGGCGCGCTGGCCCCTTTCCGGGCCGCCCTCGCCCAACAGGGACCGCAGTCTCCGGAAGAATTCCTAGGCTATGAGCTGGGCGAGCAGTGGACGGTCCACCACCGCGTGGTGGACTACTTTCGGCATGTGGCCGAGCATTCGCCCATGGCGGAGCTGAAGGTCTACGGCCACACCAACGAGGGACGCGAGCTGGTGCTGGCCACCGTCTCGCAAGCCTCCAACATGTCGCGCCTGGAGCAGATCCGCACGGGCAATATGAGGCGGGTGGGCCTGGCCGACGGGGAGCTCCCGTCCGACACCACCGGCATCGTCTGGCTCTCCTACAACGTGCACGGCGACGAGACCTCCAGCAGCGAGGCGGCCATGAAGACCCTCTGGGAGCTGGTGCGGCCCGGCAACGCCGAGACCAAGCGCTGGCTTTCCAACACCGTGGTGATCATGGACCCCATGGTCAATCCCGACGGGCGCGACCGCTATGTGCACTGGTACCGCGAGACGGCCGGCGAGGAGCCCAACGCCAATCCCGAGGCGCGCGAGCACGACCAGCCCTGGCCCGGGGGACGAACCAACCATTACTACTTTGACCTGAACCGCGACTGGGCCTGGCTTACCCAGACCGAGAGCCGCCAGCGGGTGGCCGAGTACCAGCGCTGGCTGCCGCACATCCACGTCGACTTCCACGAGCAGAGCTACAACGACCCCTACTATTTCGCCCCGGCCGCCGAGCCCTTTCACCTGGCTATCACCGACTGGCAGCGCGAGTTCCAGTACACCATCGGCCGCAACCATGCCCGATACTTCGACCGGAACAACTGGCTCTACTTCACCCGGGAAGTCTTCGACCTGTTCTATCCCAGCTACGGGGACACCTACCCCATTTTCAACGGCGCCATCGGGATGACCTACGAGCAGGGGGGAGGCGGCTCGGCCGGGCTGGCCGTGGCGCGCGAGGCGCGGGGCGACACGCTCACCCTTCGCGACCGGCTGCTGCACCACCACACCACGGGTCTTTCCACCGTGGAGGTGGCCTCCCGGCACGCCGGACGCATGGTGCAGGAGTTCACGGACTACTACCGCACGGGCGTGGAGAATCCCCAGGGAACCTACAAGACCTATGTGATCGACGGGGAGAACAATCCCGACAAGCTGCGGGGACTCTTTGAGCTGCTTGACCGCCACCGGGTGCGCTACGGCAAGGCCCCGGGCAGTCGCGCCGTGACCGGTTACAACTACCGCACCGGCGCGGAAGAGCGCGTGGAGGTCACCGAAGACGACTGGATCGTGAGTGCCTACCAGCCCAAGTCGGTGATGGCCCGCATCTTCTTTGAGCCGCGGCCTGAACTGGCTGACTCCCTCACCTACGACATTACTGCCTGGGAGCAGCACTACGCCTTCGGGCTGGAGGGTCACGCCCTCACCCAGCGCATCGATCCCGTGCCCGCCGCCGCGCCGGAGGAGAGCGTCCAGGAGCCCGCCCCTGCCGGAGCCACTCCCTACGCCTATCTGGCCCGGTGGAGGGACCTGGACGACGCGCGCATGCTGGCCGACCTGCTGCAGGAGGGCGTGCTGGTACGCAAGGCCACCGAGCCCTTTGCCATCGACGGGCGCGATTACGGCCCGGGCACCCTGGTGATCCTTCGCAACGGCAACGCCGCCATGGGAGAGGCCTTCGACCGGACGGTGCGGGAAGCGGCCGGCCGCTACGGGGAGGAGCTGCACGCGGTCTCCACCGGCTTTGTGAGCGGGGGACCCGATTTTGGTTCGGACGCCGTGGCGGTCGTGGAACCGCCGCGCGTGGCCCTGCTGACCGGCAGCGGCACCTCGTCGGGCAGTGCGGGCGAAGTTTGGCACTTTTTTGAAAAGCAGCTGCGCTACCCTGTGCACCTCATCAACACCGATGACTTCGGCGGCGCGGAGCTCTCAAACTACGACGTGCTGGTGCTGCCTTCGGGCTACTACGGGCAGGCTCTTTCGGACGGCCGGCTGGCCGAGGTGCGCGAATGGATCTCCGGCGGCGGCCGGCTGGTCGCCCTTGCGGGTGCCAACGGCTTTCTCGCCGGACGCGAGGGCTTCGCCCTGCAATCGAAGTCGCCCGACGCTTCCGCCGGGGAGCAGGAACCGGAGGAGCCCATGGACCTGGGCACCTACATACGCCGCCAGCGCCAGAACATCCCCTCTTCCAACGCGGGATCCATCTTCCGGGTCACCCTGGACAACACCCACCCGCTGGGCTACGGATACGGGGAGCACTACTTCAGCCTGAAGCTGGACGCCGACGCCTACGCTCCCCTTGAGCGAGGCTGGAACGTCGGGGTTACGCCGGAGGGCAGCCACATGAGCGGCTTTGTGGGACACCGGGCCGGGCAGCGCATCGCCAACACCCTCACCTTTGGCGTGCAGGGCATGGGAGGAGGATCGGTGGTCTATATGGTGGATAATCCGCTCTTCCGCGCCTTCTGGCAGAACGGCAAGCTTCTTTTCGCCAACGCCGTGTTTATGGTGGACTGA
- a CDS encoding tetratricopeptide repeat-containing sensor histidine kinase produces MELRRLFLTLFFLAAAPAALWAQDSISALEDSLRAASPDTQRVKLMLELVPRYAEAGRYGEARSRLERADSLSEALGYDYGRAGVMAARGNLLLLRQQVDSARVVLEEANRQFSGQRNRDRIVNLLGSAYRYLGRWEEALEHYRLALSLTDTLHQKVRASRIRMNMAAVHEERGEMSTAYRYYLQGLQQAEASGDSTYLAVVLNNVGEAYTSDGQPEEGLYYLERSWELAERLGYTYARLLSANNIANAYTELGNADEALAWYERALELHPRVRSTPPYQIQYNMGNLYGQMGELDRSEELFSASLASAREAGVMQGIYYNSIGLGRVTWERGNHAAASDRFGEALDAADSLGSPPFMQNAHHWLYRTRKAMGDYDSALTHLEESTFWADSLDRVRQENLLAETRTRMGLRQQEELNEALRQTQAEQEARLQFQNWLIAAGVAIVLLLGALALILYRSSRQRERLNRQLEQRGEELEELNRIKDKLLSVVAHDLRNPITALRGMLHFYRDRDFDREQLDEMAEELEGSLEQNLNTMENLLAWALSQMGGLTVRAEEVALDGMAEELVTSQGFQAERKGIALERQVDPDCVAEADPDMTRVVLRNLLNNAVKFSGEGDRVTLRGGRANGEVVVEVSDTGVGIPKEDREGMFDYNMKHRQGTWSEKGSGLGLSICREFVGLQGGRISFDTEIGRGTTFRVVLPAATGKASGGEKADAAPGEGDRNG; encoded by the coding sequence ATGGAGCTCAGAAGGCTTTTTCTGACACTCTTTTTCCTGGCAGCTGCCCCGGCGGCCCTGTGGGCCCAGGATTCCATCTCCGCCCTGGAGGACAGCCTTCGGGCCGCCTCCCCTGATACCCAGCGCGTGAAGCTTATGCTGGAACTGGTGCCCCGCTATGCCGAGGCCGGACGCTACGGGGAGGCCCGGTCCCGCCTGGAGCGGGCCGACTCGCTCTCGGAGGCTCTCGGCTACGACTACGGCCGCGCCGGCGTTATGGCCGCGCGTGGTAACCTGTTGCTCCTGCGTCAGCAGGTTGATTCGGCGCGCGTGGTGTTGGAGGAAGCCAATCGGCAATTTTCCGGCCAACGGAACCGCGACCGGATCGTGAACCTGCTGGGCAGCGCCTACCGCTACCTGGGCCGCTGGGAGGAGGCCCTGGAGCACTACCGCTTGGCCCTGTCGCTGACCGACACCCTTCACCAGAAGGTGCGGGCCTCGCGCATCCGCATGAACATGGCCGCTGTGCATGAGGAGCGCGGGGAGATGAGCACCGCCTATCGCTACTACCTGCAGGGACTGCAGCAGGCGGAGGCCTCCGGCGACTCCACCTACCTGGCCGTGGTGCTGAACAATGTGGGGGAGGCCTACACCTCCGACGGCCAACCCGAGGAGGGCCTCTACTATCTGGAGCGCTCCTGGGAGCTGGCCGAACGCCTGGGCTATACCTACGCCCGGCTGCTGAGCGCCAACAATATTGCCAACGCTTATACCGAGCTGGGTAATGCTGACGAGGCCCTCGCCTGGTATGAGCGCGCCCTGGAGCTGCACCCGAGGGTGCGCAGCACCCCGCCCTACCAGATACAGTACAACATGGGAAACCTCTACGGGCAGATGGGGGAATTGGACCGCAGCGAAGAGCTTTTCTCCGCCTCCCTTGCCTCGGCCCGTGAGGCCGGCGTGATGCAGGGGATCTATTACAACAGCATCGGACTGGGACGGGTAACGTGGGAGCGCGGGAACCATGCGGCCGCCTCGGACCGCTTCGGGGAGGCGCTGGACGCGGCAGACTCCCTGGGTTCGCCGCCCTTCATGCAGAATGCCCACCACTGGCTCTACCGCACGCGGAAAGCGATGGGGGACTATGACAGCGCCCTCACCCACCTGGAGGAAAGCACCTTCTGGGCGGACAGCCTCGACCGCGTCCGCCAGGAAAACCTGCTGGCCGAAACACGAACCCGCATGGGGCTCCGCCAGCAGGAGGAACTGAACGAGGCCCTCCGGCAGACCCAGGCCGAACAGGAGGCCCGCCTGCAGTTCCAGAACTGGCTGATTGCGGCCGGCGTCGCAATTGTACTGCTGCTGGGCGCGCTGGCCCTTATTCTCTACCGAAGTTCGCGCCAGCGCGAACGCCTGAACCGCCAGCTGGAGCAGCGCGGGGAGGAGCTGGAGGAGTTGAACCGCATCAAGGACAAGCTTCTCTCCGTAGTGGCACACGACTTGCGTAATCCCATCACCGCCCTGCGTGGCATGCTACATTTCTACCGCGACCGCGATTTTGACCGGGAGCAGCTGGACGAAATGGCTGAAGAGCTGGAGGGCTCTCTGGAGCAGAATCTGAACACCATGGAGAACCTGCTGGCCTGGGCCCTCTCGCAGATGGGAGGTCTGACGGTACGCGCCGAGGAGGTGGCCTTGGACGGCATGGCGGAGGAGCTGGTGACCTCCCAGGGGTTCCAGGCGGAGCGGAAGGGCATTGCCTTGGAACGGCAGGTGGACCCTGACTGTGTGGCCGAGGCCGATCCCGATATGACGCGGGTGGTGCTTCGTAACCTCCTCAACAACGCCGTCAAATTCTCCGGGGAGGGCGACCGGGTCACCCTGCGCGGTGGGCGCGCAAACGGCGAGGTGGTGGTGGAGGTCTCCGATACGGGGGTGGGCATTCCCAAGGAGGACCGCGAGGGGATGTTTGACTACAACATGAAGCACCGGCAGGGCACGTGGAGCGAGAAGGGAAGCGGACTGGGACTGAGTATCTGCCGGGAGTTCGTGGGGCTGCAGGGGGGACGCATCAGCTTCGACACGGAGATCGGGCGGGGCACCACCTTCCGTGTGGTGCTGCCCGCAGCCACCGGGAAGGCTTCCGGCGGGGAGAAAGCGGACGCCGCTCCCGGTGAAGGCGACCGTAACGGCTGA
- a CDS encoding TonB-dependent receptor translates to MLLSTLFTGAGPKRSCLALAAAAFLLFTLGSHTLQAQTVSGRVLDAGTGDPLPSANILQAGTSNGTSTGDDGTFRLTMLEDASPILRITYVGYRTRRVNVEEGGTDLEISLEPTAVLSNAAFVSALRVDESTPMAYENISREELEKRNLGQDVPYLLGNTPSVTTTSDAGTGIGYSAIRIRGVDQTRINVTINGVPLNDAESHGVFWVNLPDLASSVENIQIQRGVGTSTNGAAAFGSSINIRTTGMNPEPYGEVNTSVGSFATRKANVMLGSGLMDNGWQFEGRLSKIASDGYIDRAWSDLKSFYLSGSKQWENSLLRADVFAGEEHTYQAWYGVSESRLEEDRTYNPAGQEKEGEPYDNQTDNYQQDHYQLHYSHDLGERWKASASLHYTYGRGYYEEYHAGEPLEDYGIGPVQAGGETVTQSDLVRRLWLDNHFYGGVWSAEYREEGALTVTAGGGYNEYLGSHFGEVVWARFAGQSDVDERYYDNDGVKTDFNSWVKANWYLTDSFNVFADAQVRHITYEFLGVDTRPRPGGGEEIVNVEQTDRLTFFNPKLGAVWRPSPGQRVYVSLSVGNKEPTRDEYVNSTPENRPAHESLYDWELGWRATGPTWQAGVNLYYMDYKDQLILTGEINDVGAYVRRNVPESYRAGIELQGGLRLLPGLEWSGNATLSRNRIERYTYYLDNYDTGGQEADVYEDAPIAFSPSLVANSMLSFTAGEFTGEWTSKHVSRQYLDNTGSRSRSLDPYWINDLRFSYGFGGLDFAQNIRATLQLNNILDHRYESNGYTFGYISGGERQFFNYYYPQAGRNVMLELSMRF, encoded by the coding sequence ATGTTATTATCCACGCTTTTCACGGGCGCAGGCCCGAAACGAAGCTGCCTCGCCCTCGCTGCGGCAGCCTTTCTACTTTTCACCCTGGGCTCCCATACCCTGCAGGCGCAGACCGTCAGCGGACGGGTGCTCGACGCCGGGACGGGCGATCCCCTTCCCTCGGCCAACATTCTGCAGGCGGGCACCTCCAACGGCACGTCCACCGGCGATGACGGTACCTTCCGTCTCACCATGCTGGAAGATGCCTCCCCCATACTGCGAATCACCTATGTGGGTTACCGCACCCGGCGGGTCAACGTAGAGGAGGGGGGCACCGACCTGGAGATCAGCCTGGAACCCACAGCCGTGCTCAGCAACGCCGCTTTTGTGAGCGCGCTGCGTGTAGATGAGTCCACTCCCATGGCCTACGAGAACATCTCGCGCGAGGAGCTTGAAAAGAGGAACCTGGGACAGGACGTACCCTACCTGCTGGGCAACACCCCCTCGGTCACCACCACCTCCGACGCGGGGACGGGCATCGGCTACTCTGCCATCCGCATCCGCGGGGTGGACCAGACGCGCATTAACGTCACCATCAACGGGGTGCCTCTCAACGACGCGGAGTCGCACGGCGTATTCTGGGTGAACCTGCCCGATCTGGCCTCCTCCGTGGAGAACATACAGATCCAGCGCGGCGTGGGCACCTCCACCAACGGCGCGGCCGCCTTCGGTTCGAGCATCAACATCCGGACCACCGGTATGAATCCCGAGCCCTACGGGGAGGTCAACACCTCGGTGGGCTCCTTTGCCACCCGCAAGGCCAACGTGATGCTGGGCTCCGGGCTGATGGACAACGGCTGGCAGTTTGAGGGACGCCTCTCCAAAATTGCTTCCGACGGCTACATCGACCGCGCCTGGTCTGACCTGAAGTCCTTCTACCTCTCCGGCTCCAAACAGTGGGAGAACAGCCTGCTTCGGGCCGACGTCTTCGCCGGCGAGGAGCATACCTACCAGGCCTGGTACGGGGTTTCGGAGAGCCGCCTGGAGGAGGACCGCACCTACAATCCCGCCGGACAGGAGAAGGAGGGCGAGCCCTACGACAACCAGACCGACAACTACCAGCAGGACCACTACCAGCTTCACTACTCCCATGATTTGGGGGAGCGCTGGAAGGCCAGCGCCTCCCTGCACTATACCTACGGCCGCGGCTACTACGAGGAATACCACGCCGGGGAGCCGCTCGAGGATTACGGCATCGGACCGGTGCAGGCGGGTGGGGAGACCGTGACCCAGAGCGACCTGGTGCGCCGTCTCTGGCTGGACAACCATTTCTACGGGGGCGTCTGGTCGGCCGAATACCGCGAGGAGGGCGCGTTGACGGTCACCGCGGGCGGGGGTTACAACGAATACCTAGGCAGCCACTTCGGGGAGGTGGTCTGGGCCCGCTTCGCGGGGCAGTCCGACGTGGACGAGCGCTACTACGACAACGATGGCGTCAAGACCGATTTCAATTCCTGGGTAAAGGCCAACTGGTATCTCACCGACTCCTTCAACGTCTTTGCCGACGCACAGGTGCGTCACATTACCTACGAATTCCTGGGCGTGGACACCCGCCCGCGTCCGGGCGGCGGCGAGGAGATCGTCAACGTGGAGCAGACCGACCGGCTCACCTTCTTCAATCCCAAACTGGGGGCGGTCTGGCGTCCCTCCCCGGGACAACGGGTCTACGTCTCCCTCAGCGTGGGCAACAAGGAGCCCACACGCGACGAGTACGTGAACTCCACCCCCGAAAACCGTCCCGCCCACGAGAGCCTCTACGACTGGGAGCTGGGCTGGCGCGCCACGGGTCCCACCTGGCAGGCCGGGGTGAATCTCTACTACATGGACTACAAGGACCAGCTCATCCTGACCGGCGAGATCAACGACGTGGGGGCCTACGTGCGCAGGAACGTGCCCGAGAGCTACCGCGCGGGCATCGAGCTGCAGGGCGGACTGCGCCTGCTCCCCGGGCTGGAGTGGTCAGGCAACGCCACCCTCAGCCGCAACCGCATCGAACGTTACACCTACTACCTGGACAACTACGACACGGGCGGCCAGGAGGCCGACGTTTACGAAGACGCCCCCATCGCCTTTTCGCCCTCCCTGGTAGCCAACTCCATGCTCTCCTTTACCGCGGGGGAATTCACCGGGGAGTGGACCTCCAAGCACGTCTCCCGGCAGTACCTGGACAATACCGGCTCTCGCAGCCGCTCGCTGGACCCTTACTGGATCAACGACCTGCGCTTCTCCTACGGTTTCGGGGGACTCGATTTCGCGCAGAACATACGGGCCACGTTGCAGCTCAACAACATACTGGACCATCGCTACGAGTCGAACGGCTACACCTTCGGCTACATCAGCGGGGGCGAAAGGCAGTTCTTCAACTACTACTACCCGCAGGCCGGCCGCAACGTCATGCTGGAGCTGAGCATGCGCTTCTAG
- a CDS encoding M28 family peptidase, whose amino-acid sequence MKNLFPLLFTLLATAVLLASCGGGDGDDPGTSQLQPQIEAADLQRHIAFLASDSLRGRETGTAGSARAAAWIADHFRDFGLEPAGDAGGSSWYQEFTVNMSILNNPHSPDTASFADEERLARNVAALVRGTDRPGEYIVIGAHYDHLGMGRFGSLFDRAQPQIHNGADDNASGTAGVLELAHWFSEHPPERSMLFLAFSGEEMGLLGSQHFVENPTVPLDSVIAMVNMDMIGRLQDNRLMIFGTGSSGGWEELLEAAADPADSLQIDTVPDGTGASDHTSFYNRQIPVLHYFTDTHADYHRPSDDPQYVNYEGQDRVLEHLRRLVSAMDTLERSSLAYTEAPVTQSREVAMEGPTMGVTPDYGFDGEGMRVTGVRSGGPADRAGLRGGDVIVRLNGREVGDIYGYMEALNTLEDGAETQVTVVREGEEHTFTLQF is encoded by the coding sequence ATGAAAAATCTGTTCCCGCTCCTGTTTACCCTCCTCGCAACCGCCGTGCTGCTGGCCTCCTGCGGGGGCGGAGACGGGGACGATCCCGGCACATCGCAGCTGCAACCCCAAATCGAGGCGGCCGACCTGCAGCGGCACATCGCCTTCCTGGCCTCTGACTCGCTGCGGGGTCGCGAGACGGGCACCGCGGGCTCGGCGCGTGCGGCCGCCTGGATTGCCGACCACTTCCGCGACTTCGGACTGGAGCCGGCGGGAGACGCCGGCGGCTCCTCCTGGTACCAGGAGTTCACCGTCAACATGTCCATTCTCAACAACCCCCATAGCCCCGACACCGCCTCCTTCGCCGACGAGGAACGGCTGGCGCGCAACGTGGCCGCACTGGTGCGCGGCACCGACCGTCCCGGCGAGTACATCGTCATCGGAGCGCACTACGACCACCTGGGCATGGGACGCTTCGGATCCCTTTTCGACCGCGCACAGCCGCAGATCCACAACGGGGCCGACGACAACGCCTCGGGCACGGCGGGCGTGCTGGAACTGGCCCACTGGTTCAGCGAGCATCCGCCGGAGCGCAGCATGCTCTTCCTGGCCTTTTCCGGGGAGGAGATGGGACTCCTCGGTTCCCAGCATTTCGTGGAAAACCCCACCGTGCCGCTGGACAGCGTCATAGCCATGGTCAACATGGACATGATCGGGCGCCTGCAGGACAACCGGCTGATGATCTTCGGCACCGGATCCTCCGGCGGCTGGGAGGAGCTGCTGGAGGCCGCCGCCGACCCCGCCGACTCCCTGCAGATTGATACCGTCCCGGACGGAACGGGGGCCAGTGACCACACCAGCTTCTACAACCGGCAGATCCCCGTGCTGCACTACTTCACCGACACGCACGCCGACTACCACCGCCCGTCGGACGATCCCCAGTACGTCAACTACGAAGGCCAGGACCGGGTGCTGGAGCACCTGCGCCGCCTGGTTTCGGCCATGGACACCCTGGAGCGGTCCAGCCTGGCCTACACCGAAGCGCCGGTCACCCAGTCGCGCGAGGTGGCCATGGAAGGCCCCACCATGGGTGTGACGCCCGACTATGGTTTCGACGGGGAGGGCATGCGCGTCACCGGCGTGCGAAGCGGGGGTCCCGCCGACCGCGCAGGCCTGAGGGGCGGCGACGTAATCGTGAGGCTGAACGGCCGCGAGGTGGGGGACATCTACGGCTACATGGAGGCCCTCAATACGCTGGAGGATGGCGCCGAGACGCAGGTTACCGTCGTGCGGGAGGGCGAGGAGCACACCTTCACCCTGCAGTTCTGA